Genomic DNA from Hydrotalea sp.:
AAAATCAACCCGCGTCATTAAAAAATTATCCACGCCGCCAACCGCCTGGTGGTCGCTGATTAACCCGTCGATAATAATTTGTAATTTTTTTCCGGCATCACCGGCAAAAATATCCTGTGGCGCGGCGGCGGTGATGGCCTGCACAAATACCATGAATTCTTGCAACCACTGGGTTATCGGTTTTGGTTGGTGATGGTCTTTTTTATTGAGCAAATCATAAATCGGCGACAACCAATTTGTGACCGCCTGGCGAAAGGCAATGTCTTTGGCGTCTGGTTTTGTTTGTCGGTCGTCGTCGGGGGTGGTGATGGCGGCCTGCAACTTCTCGGCGGTTAATGGGCCGCGCAGTCGTGGCAATACCTCGACCACCAAAAAACTGGCAAATTGCCGCGCGGCGTTTTTTTCATCGCTTGAGGTTGCGCTCGCCGATTTTTTTATATCGCCCGGCATTGTCCACGGGTGGAGGAGCAGAGATTTCAAATGACGTTGGTTGATGTGGCTGAAAAAATGGCTGGCAATAAAAATAAAAATACCCAACGGGGTTTGCCAAAATGGTGTGCCGGCACTATCCTCAACCTCGACCCCCATGGTCTGCAACACCAACCGCAACTGGCGCACCAATTGCCGGTCGCGGGTTACAACCGCGATGGTTTTATTATTTTCGACCAGCTGTTTTTTTATGACCAGCGCTATCATCCGCGCCTCATCCTCCCTATCATGCAGGGTCAATATCGTCACGGCCTGCATCGCGGTGGTAATTATGGCCGGTAATTTTTCATCGGCGCGTGCCAACCAATTTTTTATCGGCGGCAGGAAAATTTCTGCCAAAAGTTTTTGCCGCGCGGCAATAGCATCGGGCACGGCCTCGGCATGAAAATATTGCACCGCCTGGCGTGGCACCCGCAACCATTGTAACAAATGCACCATGGTGCGTTGTGGGTGAACCATCGCCGATGAAATAAACAGCGCGCTTGGCCGCGATTCTTTTTTATTATTATTTTCCGCGCCGTCAAACGCGGCGGCCAAAAATTTCCAAACATCATCTTCCATTTCCTTATCAAAGCCCGGCAATATCACCATGCCATTTTTTAATTGCAACACCGAGCGCATCAGGCTACGCGTGCTGGCGCGCGAACCGGTGGAGCCAGCGATGATAACCGGTTGTTCGGGGCGAACGCGGTCGTAATAATCGGCCAAGGCCAGCATACGGCGGTTGAGCAATTGTTCTCGGTCCAGCGGCGGCGATGCCGCCATCTCCACCACGCCCCCGGTGCCAGATGTCGATTCGCTTTCGGCAATCATGGCGTCATAACGCGGCACGATGATTTTTAAAAAATCCAATATATGTTTCCAATGGTCGGCCAGGTTGTCTATCACCCCGCCAACAATGCCGATGCCGCCCGCGCCATTATTGTCGAACATCATGGCTACCTCTTCATCGTCGATGGCCGCCAACACATCNNNNNNNNNNNNNNNNNNNNNNNNNNNNNNNNNNNNNNNNNNNNNNNNNNNNNNNNNNNNNNNNNNNNNNNNNNNNNNNNNNNNNNNNNNNNNNNNNNNNCATTATTGTCGAACATCATGGCTACCTCTTCATCGTCGATGGCCGCCAACACATCCTCGCCAAATAATTTCTTCTTATCCTGTTGGGCGATTGTCAAT
This window encodes:
- the addB gene encoding double-strand break repair protein AddB encodes the protein DVLAAIDDEEVAMMFDNNGAGGIGIVGGVIDNLADHWKHILDFLKIIVPRYDAMIAESESTSGTGGVVEMAASPPLDREQLLNRRMLALADYYDRVRPEQPVIIAGSTGSRASTRSLMRSVLQLKNGMVILPGFDKEMEDDVWKFLAAAFDGAENNNKKESRPSALFISSAMVHPQRTMVHLLQWLRVPRQAVQYFHAEAVPDAIAARQKLLAEIFLPPIKNWLARADEKLPAIITTAMQAVTILTLHDREDEARMIALVIKKQLVENNKTIAVVTRDRQLVRQLRLVLQTMGVEVEDSAGTPFWQTPLGIFIFIASHFFSHINQRHLKSLLLHPWTMPGDIKKSASATSSDEKNAARQFASFLVVEVLPRLRGPLTAEKLQAAITTPDDDRQTKPDAKDIAFRQAVTNWLSPIYDLLNKKDHHQPKPITQWLQEFMVFVQAITAAAPQDIFAGDAGKKLQIIIDGLISDHQAVGGVDNFLMTRVDFHDWFYELLVDETLHRPFLQIPRLNIVGPLESRLLKLDITILASLSEGIWPRAATPDPWLPKPIRKRWGLPSDEEKLSLAAHDFATNFLSPEVFLLSHEKENGVPLEKSRWLQRLEALLAVYHQQAIDVAMNARAAEWYGALQAYDDIEHQSPAHPIVRPAPTPPLEMRPHRLSVTQIEKWQANPFWLYGNKILSLRKPASMDDDTMAQDKGKLLHQVLKEFLWQKDKHQGREEVLLFNLCDEVLRDYQSNVASGGGAGGVAGAVFWRDLFYESCKFFWQGYQQAGIAESLVEVTGSAALPVAGYDFTLTARADRIDIHNDGHVAVVDYKTGGLPTQKKRQAGESLQLPLEGWLVQNGGFAGVRGDDSPIDLAFLQLQGRKSKSESFAASTKKDSLASDALINQAIEKLTELVKNLADANYGFIANEGEKYNDYDLLAREGEWASGIGEEEQDNNE